One segment of Acropora muricata isolate sample 2 chromosome 8, ASM3666990v1, whole genome shotgun sequence DNA contains the following:
- the LOC136926529 gene encoding enolase-phosphatase E1-like yields the protein MATISRSFGDEKPLKKATKEKNKRNLGFTAKDAPLKSKRKSRKITKETNCSESVNSKNFAGIEQEAEWNHAFSEELCVPVPDLYPELSDSLENLQHRDTEQDQMAKVRNEDEDNVQCVPNTFDDHGLEDNNNPGTSQSQSEFQISSPHHQTQNNTKGKRKLTKPRKVAKSTSVNQEKDTGTSNEEEPGKQGTWAQCSIPSCHKWRFLQDSIDPNEIPERWVCSMNENDNYNTCSVSQETFDSQDGNLNVMYTPYPKGAIVWAKLVGYPWWPAMMEDDPDFGYYCETDDDGVTPVMYHVVFFDKEVSRTWVNAFGIRNFSIDDDPEDMGKVACRGKNYRRQVVAATTEARRAAQMPLEVRLAKYGFAARYKGPIGTKTIEEKESFTISFDDREFSDSESSSQEIYSSGNSYGTESNSSSSSSSSSSSSSDELKIKTSLKSSTHKDKPAKSPFKGKPNKSAKAKGSDSSAKKQKESREKTTHTKKDKKLSGITRKDLSKSRNKCCDNEDFQTQHVRNLNETSDKRCSVEDLQKNAKYTSVCGTIELQTSDPSVLHETLDSTQTASGNEKNIKKPYEQKSSENGHFGTQTAKKRRVSCKVEQGVKKKNNGKVTQNNFGNNLDSFERKDKEEVVKKVDTSTKLSIKAPKKKGVSKEGQIATEEDAKIDPNPANDTGEDKQISTELSISNKSKLCASKEKQYKRELHKGDKITPQCALTGINKNEDKNGTSDQSLDSLGDTDKGKRKHSNSGKKQSKKVTKKKSSSLEASDKHEESKVGNEENKTLRTEVSGGAGTLKDHIEHSENRKPSLVLKRSPACTDLRVSMGEETSQKRKPLPKLKRVFKPPVAKVNKIEEVRKLPNLLRPHFVSPTRTKLEHTESDNQNADREETTQSNIVMTIPRMKEIGTKRKASDFDQYHGSETQKKTKDDKEKSDVLSEDLQAEISEIDDDIANMQEQLGISDTSNTSISEEKNASAATDQQCQPDSPEF from the exons ATGGCGACGATTTCTCGGTCATTTGGCGATGAAAAGCCTCTAAAAAAAGCTACAAAAG aaaaaaacaaaaggaacctGGGATTTACAGCAAAGGACGCTCCGTTAAAATCAAAGAGGAAATCAAGAAAGATAACTAAG GAAACAAATTGTTCAGAATCTGTGAATAGCAAGAACTTTGCTGGCATAGAGCAGGAAGCAGAGTGGAACCACGCATTCAGTGAGGAGCTTTGCGTCCCAGTGCCAGACCTTTATCCTGAATTGTCAGACTCCCTGGAAAATTTACAGCACAGAGACACAGAACAGGACCAGATGGCAAAAG TGCGAAACGAAGACGAGGATAATGTTCAATGTGTTCCAAACACTTTTGATGATCATGGCCTTGAAGACAACAACAATCCTGGGACAAGCCAG AGTCAGAGTGAGTTTCAGATATCAAGTCCACACCACCAAACACAGAATAACACAAAGGGTAAGAGAAAACTTACAAAGCCAAGAAAGGTTGCGAAATCAACCAGCGTCAACCAGGAAAAAGATACTGGCACATCAAACGAAGAG GAGCCGGGAAAACAAGGCACCTGGGCCCAATGCAGCATTCCTAGTTGTCACAAGTGGAGGTTCCTTCAAGATAGCATCGATCCAAATGAGATACCAGAAAGATGGGTTTGCTCAATGAACGAAA ATGACAATTACAACACATGTAGCGTTTCCCAAGAAACTTTCGATAGTCAAGATGGGAACTTGAACGTGATGTATACGCCTTATCCGAAAGGGGCAATTGTATGGGCTAAGCTGGTTGGCTACCCTTG GTGGCCCGCAATGATGGAAGACGACCCCGACTTTGGTTACTATTGTGAAACTGACGATGATGGAGTCACTCCG GTGATGTACCATGTGGTGTTTTTTGATAAGGAGGTATCGAGGACGTGGGTCAACGCTTTCGGAATTCGAAACTTTTCCATTGACGACGACCCAGAGGACATGGGAAAG GTCGCATGCAGAGGCAAGAATTACAGACGACAAGTGGTAGCAGCTACCACCGAAGCGCGAAGGGCAGCACAAATGCCTCTTGAG GTTCGACTTGCAAAGTACGGCTTCGCCGCACGTTACAAAGGACCAATAGGAACCAAAACAATAGAGGAGAAAGAAAGTTTCACCATTTCTTTTGATGACCGGGAATTTAGTGACTCAG AATCATCGAGCCAGGAAATTTATAGCAGTGGAAACAGTTATGGAACTGAAAGTaatagcagtagcagtagcagtagcagtagcagtagcagctCAGATgagctgaaaataaaaacatcacTCAAATCTTCAACTCACAAAGACAAGCCAGCAAAGAGCCCGTTCAAAGGAAAGCCTAATAAATCAGCGAAAGCGAAGGGTAGTGATTCATCAGccaagaaacagaaagaaagtAGAGAAAAGACGACACATACTAAGAAGGATAAAAAACTATCTGGAATAACAAGAAAAG ACCTTTCAAAGTCTCGAAATAAATGCTGTGACAATGAGGATTTTCAAACACAACACGTCAGGAATCTGAATGAAACTTCTGACAAACGGTGCTCAGTAGAGGATCTGCAAAAGAACGCCAAATATACTTCTGTATGTGGCACTATAGAACTACAAACTTCAGATCCTTCAGTCTTGCATGAGACGTTAGATTCTACACAAACGGCCTCGGGCAACGAAAAGAATATAAAAAAACCGTATGAACAAAAGTCATCtgaaaatggtcactttggaaCCCAAACTGCTAAAAAAAGAAGAGTATCTTGCAAAGTGGAACAAGgtgtcaagaaaaaaaacaatggcaAGGTCACACAAAACAATTTCGGAAACAACCTGGATTCCTTTGAAAGGAAAGATAAAGAAGAAGTAGTCAAAAAAGTCGACACAAGTACTAAGTTATCAATTAAAGCACCAAAGAAGAAAGGGGTTTCTAAAGAAGGTCAAATAGCCACTGAGGAAGATGCAAAGATTGACCCAAATCCTGCGAATGATACAGGAGAAGACAAACAGATCTCAACCGAGCTTTCGATTTCAAATAAGTCTAAGCTTTGTGcatccaaagaaaaacaatacaagAGAGAACTCCATAAAGGCGATAAAATCACCCCCCAATGTGCACTAACTGGCATCAATAAAAATGAGGACAAAAATGGTACTTCTGATCAGTCTTTAGACAGTCTTGGTGACACAGATAAAGGAAAGAGGAAACATTCCAATTCTGGGAAAAAACAGTCAAAGAAagtgacaaaaaagaaaagctccTCTCTGGAGGCAAGTGATAAACATGAAGAATCCAAAGTCGGAAACGAAGAAAACAAGACTTTGAGAACCGAAGTTTCAGGTGGAGCGGGAACGCTCAAAGATCATATTGAGCATTCGGAAAATCGTAAGCCGAGTTTGGTCCTTAAAAGATCACCGGCCTGTACTGACCTTCGTGTTTCCATGGGCGAAGAGACTTCTCAGAAGCGGAAGCCATTGCCAAAATTGAAGAGAGTTTTTAAACCTCCTGTGGCGAAGGTCAATAAAATTGAAGAGGTCCGAAAATTGCCAAATCTACTGAGGCCACACTTTGTAAGCCCAACACGCACTAAGCTCGAACATACTGAATCTGACAATCAAAACGCAGACAGAGAGGAAACCACTCAGTCAAATATCGTGATGACAATACCAAGGATGAAGGAAATTGGTACAAAGAGAAAAGCCTCAGATTTTGATCAGTATCACGGCAGTGAAACCCAGAAGAAAACCAAAGATGACAAGGAAAAAAGTGATGTTTTATCAG AGGATCTTCAGGCTGAAATTTCTGAAATCGATGATGACATAGCGAACATGCAGGAACAGCTGGGAATTTCTGATACCAGCAATACAAGCATATCCGAAGAGAAGAACGCTTCTGCAGCTACAGATCAGCAATGTCAGCCCGACTCACCGGAGTTTTGA
- the LOC136925513 gene encoding protein mono-ADP-ribosyltransferase PARP12-like, with translation MASGVREERGKLEFCPQAGEKGGCLRKDCLRLHLCPFFIKDKCTFGAKCRRSHNFSDKQTVRVLNHFRLGFLLNDRSNHSLTQVLSQAADESEIQLTAASRSVPDICKFYNKGVCKKGPNCPCLHVCEHFVDGDCKFGKNCKREHSLSDDHNKRVLQSYSIRDVQIVLQCLKGRERKRTVSEGSDVERPISAKPKSAMSDKFKPALSQGLSFDSKEKDCEICGFNLRGKCNYGDRCLNRHTELPYLWEFSVNDGDKWESFSSDLNTMLEEAYCDVDNDGYKVRVGGYSCYVQFQDMTAVPVRGRVGGHKGFKVRRLSTVSSVVAPAGHIFSTRWNWYWQDENQKWQSYDSPVDGHAFNTTSSQCLEKEFVEGKESHPFSASHHQYTLYFKKMCQRNNVYKTERSVTRRPADLVTKENMKEIAQKRRAAVLGRQMVASAGSGSDGRPTHWTPMPDGIDYKRVPLPSISEGYKKAEKKFLETMEGHPNIVSIEQVQNTDLWTLYTQRKKHLTKRSGKEPEERQLFHGTNASTVEAISQQGFDWRMCGKHGTRYGKGTYFACRANYSHRYTQQGSGRRMMFLAKVLVGSFTNGDSEMIRPPAKDPLNPHVLYDSCCDNSSNPALFVIFENGQSYPEFLITYT, from the exons ATGGCGTCAGGAGTACGAGAAGAGCGCGGTAAGTTGGAGTTTTGCCCTCAAGCTGGAGAAAAAGGTGGATGTCTCCGAAAAGATTGTTTGCGCCTGCATTTATGCCCCTTTTTCATCAAAGATAAATGCACATTTGGCGCCAAGTGCAGACGATCGCACAACTTCAGTGATAAACAGACGGTTCGAGTTCTTAATCACTTCCGTCTAGGTTTCTTGTTGAATGATCGTTCAAATCACAGTCTCACACAAGTGCTCAGTCAAGCCGCGGACGAAAGTGAAATTCAGCTAACAGCAGCAAGTCGGTCAGTTCCAGACATATGCAAATTCTACAACAAAGGGGTGTGTAAGAAAGGACCAAACTGCCCGTGTTTGCACGTATGTGAGCACTTCGTCGATGGCGATTGTAAATTTGGTAAGAACTGCAAGAGAGAGCATAGTTTATCTGATGACCATAACAAGAGGGTGTTACAAAGTTATTCTATCCGTGATGTTCAGATTGTTCTACAATGCTTGAAGGGGAGAGAAAGAAAACGAACTGTAAGCGAAGGTTCTGATGTTGAAAGGCCTATTAGTGCTAAGCCCAAATCAGCGATGTCTGACAAATTCAAACCCGCACTAAGCCAAGGCCTTTCGTTTGACAGTAAGGAGAAGGATTGTGAGATTTGCGGATTCAATCTTCGTGGTAAATGCAATTATGGAGATAGATGTCTCAACCGACACACAGAGTTACCTTATTTGTGGGAGTTTTCTGTCAATGATGGTGACAAATGGGAGAGTTTTTCAAGCGATCTAAATACGATGTTGGAGGAAGCTTATTGTGATGTTGATAACGATGGCTATAAAGTACGAGTTGGAGGCTATTCGTGTTATGTCCAGTTTCAAGACATGACAGCAGTACCAGTCAGAGGCCGag ttgGTGGTCACAAAGGATTCAAAGTTCGCAGACTGTCAACTGTATCATCAGTAGTGGCTCCAGCCGGTCACATATTCAGCACCAGATGGAATTGGTACTGGCAAGATGAGAACCAGAAATGGCAGTCATATGACTCTCCCGTTGATGGACATGCTTTTAACACCACCAGTAGTCAATGCCTTGAAAAGGAATTTGTGGAAG gcAAGGAGAGTCATCCTTTTAGTGCATCTCATCACCAGTATACCCTGTACTTCAAAAAAATGTGTCAGCGGAATAATGTGTACAAAACCGAACGTTCTGTTACAAGGAGGCCTGCTGACTTGGTTACcaaagaaaacatgaaagaaattgCTCAAAA ACGCCGAGCGGCTGTTTTAGGTCGACAAATGGTTGCCTCGGCTGGTTCAGGATCAGATGGCCGACCAACTCATTGGACCCCTATGCCTGATGGCATTGATTACAAGCGGGTGCCACTGCCAAGCATCTCTGAGGGATACAAGAAAGCAGAGAAGAAGTTTCTTGAAACTATGGAAGGCCATCCCAATATTGTTTCCATAGAACAAGTACAAAACACAGATCTGTGGACTCTTTACACTCA ACGGAAGAAACACTTAACCAAGAGATCTGGCAAAGAGCCTGAAGAGAGACAACTCTTTCATGGCACAAATGCATCAACTGTAGAGGCTATCTCCCAACAAGGCTTTGACTGGAGAATGTGTGGAAAGCATGGCACACGCTATGGAAAAGGAACCTACTTTGCTTGCAGAGCAAACTACTCACACCGCTACACTCAGCAAGGTTCTGGTCGCAGGATGATGTTCCTAGCCAAGGTGCTGGTAGGATCCTTTACCAATGGTGACAGTGAAATGATTCGCCCACCAGCCAAAGATCCCTTGAACCCACATGTGCTGTACGACTCATGCTGTGATAACTCAAGTAATCCTGCACTGTTCGTTATCTTTGAAAATGGTCAATCCTACCCTGAGTTTTTGATCACATACACTTGA
- the LOC136926017 gene encoding probable RNA methyltransferase CG1239 encodes MASKLKQQQSPGKRKLTIPLGNQKFVTRGISPRLKVNLRDFRSVGIGKQAKQKGDQGAGQARPWRKPQEKNRPKIVRFHCGGNSADPLNLNSLIDRDPSITTPQASPLSEHSESPVQVLEPRDKTDPLNLKGAVLEPEIKESPVTPKKRKKRKRHNVNHDAENEAKPRDQLCAPLNDSDGSISEGRRKRKKNAVRSDDEKKTEVKAQTTDCFPMRNDHTSVMREDNETASKKKACFNSGSSEEAKAPSCDVKMESSIAEGEPKGDSEKADEREVPGFNKGMNPKRDKHHPAKRSQKKEKLFIYGNYNRYYGYRNPHCTEDLRLKCFKKEWIEGKDVLDLGCNVGHVTLALARDLRPRIIMGIDIDTGLVKAAKNNLRYYMNCPTSVPGKSERGVDFPVSFSITSGPLAAPIVVDLDEKTSFPHNVVFKQENYVPPSSEVLSKQKPMYDLILCLSLTKWIHLNWGDDGLKLMFKRIFLNLRPGGKLVLEPQPFSSYKKKKNLTEKIRSNYDAIKFRPEQFVDYLLSESVGFATFEVLETPHHKSSGFQRPMYLLTKAPDIPVTESMEFQ; translated from the exons ATGGCatccaaattaaaacaacaacagagCCCAGGCAAAAGAAAACTCACAATTCCCCTAGGAAATCAAAAGTTCGTCACTAGAGGGATATCTCCACGCCTCAAAGTTAACTTAAGAGATTTTCGTTCAGTGGGGATTGGAAAACAAGCAAAGCAGAAAGGCGACCAAGGAGCCGGCCAAGCAAGGCCATGGAGAAAACCTCAGGAAAAAAACAGACCTAAGATTGTGCGGTTTCATTGTGGAGGAAATAGTGCTGATCCCTTGAACTTGAATAGTTTGATAGATCGTGACCCATCCATTACCACGCCCCAAGCATCTCCTTTGTCAGAGCACAGTGAATCACCAGTTCAGGTTTTGGAGCCACGAGATAAAACTGATCCTCTGAACCTTAAAGGTGCTGTCCTTGAACCAGAAATAAAGGAATCTCCAGTCACTCCaaagaaacgcaaaaagagGAAACGCCACAATGTCAATCATGATGCCGAGAATGAGGCAAAGCCAAGAGATCAGTTGTGTGCTCCGCTGAATGACAGTGATGGATCGATTTCTGAGGGTAGACGGAAACGTAAAAAGAATGCTGTTAGAAGTGATGATGAAAAGAAGACTGAAGTGAAGGCACAGACTACAGATTGTTTTCCTATGAGAAATGACCACACTTCTGTGATGAGAGAAGATAATGAAACAGCTTCCAAGAAAAAAGCTTGCTTTAATTCTGGTAGTTCTGAAGAAGCAAAAGCCCCGAGTTGTGATGTTAAAATGGAGAGCTCAATAGCAGAGGGTGAACCTAAAGGTGATTCTGAGAAAGCAGACGAACGAGAAGTTCCTGGATTTAACAAAGGCATGAATCCAAAAAGAGACAAGCACCACCCAGCTAAAAGATcacaaaagaaagagaaacttTTTATTTATGGCAATTATAATAGGTATTATGGTTATCGAAATCCACATTGCACAGAAGATTTGCGACTAAAATGTTTCAAGAAGGAATGGATTGAAGGAAAAGACGTGTTAGACTTGGGATGTAATGTGGGACATGTTACCCTAGCACTTGCACGGGACCTACGTCCCCGTATTATCATGGGAATTGACATTGACACAGGGTTAGTAAAAGCAGCAAAGAACAATTTGCGATATTATATGAACTGTCCTACTTCAGTGCCAGGAAAATCTGAGAGAGGGGTGGATTTTCCGGTATCTTTCTCCATTACAAGTGGTCCTCTGGCTGCACCTATAGTTGTTGACTTAGATGAGAAGACTTCTTTTCCACATAATGTTGTATTCAAGCAG GAAAACTATGTTCCACCCAGCAGTGAAGTTCTTTCAAAACAGAAGCCTATGTATGACTTGATACTGTGCTTGAGTCTGACAAAATGGATTCATTTAAACTGGGGAGATGATGGGCTCAAACTCATGTTCAAGAGAATATTCCTTAATCTGCGTCCTGGAGGAAAACTTGTCCTTGAACCTCAGCCCTTCTCTTcgtacaaaaagaaaaagaatttgaCA GAGAAGATTCGTTCAAATTACGATGCCATAAAATTTCGTCCTGAGCAGTTTGTGGACTACCTTCTGTCAGAGTCAGTAGGATTTGCTACTTTTGAAGTTCTGGAGACCCCACATCACAAATCTTCAG GATTTCAGCGACCTATGTATTTGCTGACAAAGGCCCCTGATATTCCTGTCACAGAATCAATGGAATTTCAATGA